The sequence CTTCTCCGAGAATGTTTTCCAGATCGCTGACGTTTTCCGGCTCGGCGGAAGCTGCTTGAGAGGACGCTGCCTGTGACGTTCCCTGGAACACGCCTGACAAAGACGACACCGGGGGAGACGACGTTTGCCCGGCCGAGGCGACGGGTAGAATCAAGCTCGGAAGGACCAGAAGGAAGAGGCTCAAGGCCGAGCGCGAAAGATCGAGCAATGCCCGCGCCAGACGGTCCATAACATACTGAAAATAAAGGAATTGTGTCCCAGAGGTCCACCGTGAAGTCACAGCACAGAACGATAACAGCAGAGACGACGGGCGGCAAGTGATTTCTTTCACCGGGCTTCCCCCTTCCGCCGATCCTTCGCGCCGTCGCGCGAGGGGTAGGATCTTTCTCCCCTTCTGAACGTGAGCGTAACTACGTCCGTTCGGCCGAGTGCCGAATGGAACGAGGAGGCAGACTCAATTGACAAGCGACCAATATCTATTGCGAATCCTATCGCGAGCTCTACCGGCTCTGTCTGGAGTCCGCACCTGATTCGAATCCCGCTCTGCGACGCGAGCTCCGCACCCAGGTGAAAGGAAGATTGCTTTCCCGGAATCTTCCGCACTTCTCCCGCGGCGGTCACACCCTTCCCGGGGGTCAGAACCAAGCCGAAGAGAAAGGTCGAGGGAACGGCTCCCCTGTACGAATCGGACGCCGAGCTCGAACCCAGATTGCCCAGGCCGACGCACGCTTCAAGAGATCGAACGGGCCTCGAACGCAGACCGGCGCCCAGGGCGAAGAATCTCGCTTCTCCATAACCATCGACGGACATCGAAAGTAACCCCAAGGAAAGCATGATTCTTGTCGAAGAAAAAGGCTGCCGAGAAGCGCAGGCGGAGAGAATCCTCTCCTTGTAGAGGCTGCCCCCTCTCTCGGCAATACCGAATGTCAGCACGTTGTCTCGTCGGGGGACGTTCAACAGAACGTTCCTTTGCTCAAGCTCGGAGAGTCCGTACGGCGCGCAATAACAAGCGCTCGCGCTCAGGTCCGTCGCGAAGGGCGGCACGGGAGCGAGAAAATGAAATCCATAATCTGACGCGCTCCAGCAGTCCCCCATCGCCGCAGTCTTTGAATCCACAAAGATTCCCTCGAAGGCCGCCCATGACTCGTGAACCGCGGCCGGCAGTGAGAGGAAGGCGAGCAGACACGAGAAAACCAGTTTGAGTGATGTTTTCATGGGGTTCACTGTCTCTCTACCTCATTCCCTGCGGAGCCACGACTATGGTGCTCTTGGATTCCTCCCACCCTCCGTCGGCTTCTTTTACGCCGAGGCTCACCACGTAGACACCGGGCGGGACGATTCTCCCTTCCTCGTCAATCCCGTCCCAAATCGTCTGGACGATCGTTCCGACTCTCCTCTGGTCAAGAAGTCGTCTCACTGTTCTACCGTCCGAGTCGAACACGGTGAGATTCGCTTTCGTCCCGAGCGAAGGAAGCGCGAACGAGAATACGACTCTGTCGTCGATTCCGTCTCCGTCCGGCGAGATCACGCGACTGCTCATACCGATTTCGAACGAGCCACCGCCTCGCGCGGCCTCGCAGACGCTGTTACGTCCGCAGGGCGTCGAGCCCGAAGACGCCACGCTCGAAGACCAGTTGGCCGCCTGCCTGCCACTCACAGACGTAGAAACGCGTTCGATCGAGCCGTTGCTGCGAGTGGACCAGTCTTCGCAGTAGGCCACGTAGTCGCTTATGCAACCAGAGCTGTCCCTTATGCAGACCACGTCGGCGTAGCTGTTTCCTCCAGACGCGCTGTTGTTCAGGGAAGGCCAGCTTCCCTCGGGTTCAATCGCCCGGCCTTCGCATTGATTCGGCGTCTCCTGAAAGAGTTTCTTGTCCTGAGTGACGACCAGGAATTCGCCGGGCCCGATCACTACCGGAAGCGATGTAAGGCGCGCCTTTTTTTGTGATGAGTCCTCTATCCACCAGCCTCTCACGTCCACGGGCATTTGCCCTCTGTTGAAAAGCTCCACCCACTCGGGTTCTCCCGTGGCCGGTGCGTACATGATTTCGTTTACGACGACGTCGCCCTCGCCGACGCGCAGACTTGTCGACGCGGTATCGTTGCTTCGATTCTCGTCTTCCCCAAGTCTGAGCACCGCCTCCAGAGTCATGCAGCTCTCGACTTCGGGGAGCAGGGACACCGACACGGTCTCGGACTGTTTCGGGGCGATTGCTCGCGTCGTGGTTGAGGCAAGAAAACTGCGCGCCGAATCCGCGATCCCGAAGAATTCGACCAGGCATTCTCCGTCCGCGAGCTCGCGAGCGCCGAAATTCCCGACCTCGACAGTGATCTCGACATTCTCGAAGAGAAGAGGAAGGGCCGGCGTCGTGCTCAGAGTCCCGGAGACGAAACCGGCGTCTACGACGCACAAATTGCGTCTTCCGGGAGAAGGCGGAGAGAGGGCGCTGAAGTCGGCCGAGTTGTCCTGCGTGTCGACGCCGTCGGGCAGTCTTCCTACGCTGATTCCGGAAGCGACGTCCTCGCACGGAGTGCCCTCGTAGTACTCCGGGAACGAGTGCGAGCCCCATCCCACGAGGTCCACTATTTCCGTCGCTCTTCTTATCCTGCAGGCGTCGGGCCCGTTTTGTAGGTCTAGCTGCTTGACAAATTGAGGAGCAGGGCTCACGGCGTCTTCGCCTATGACAGCGTAGCCGTGGGCCTCGACGTAGTAGTCCGACTCCCACTGAATGGCGAGGCTCCAGTCTCCCTCCTTGGCGCCGTTTCCGGTCTCCAGCGCCAGCCCCTTGAGGGAAAGAGGGACCTCCGTGGGATTGTACAGTTCAACAAACTCGAGCCCCTCGTCGGTTCCCTCCGGGTCGTAGAGGATTTCGTTGATGACGAAGTCCTGGGCGGCCGAGGGAAAGACAGTTGACACTGAGACAATCGAAACAAAGAGGATCGAAGCAAGAGGAATCGAAGCGAAAAGGCCACCACCCATCGTCCACCTCCCATTCTCGGCGACTTACGAAGACTTACGGAAGTCCCGAACGTCGCCTCAACCACCACTCGATGGCCACAAACATCGTGAAGGCCAGAAACAAAAGAGGATGATTCCAGAGTCTGACTTGACGTTCGACAGTCGCTTTCTCGCCGAAAGTCTGGATCTCGCGGGCGAGCGCGCCAACCTGGTCCGTCCCGAAAGACTTTCCTCCCGAAGCCTCGGACACGTAGCTCAGAAGACGTGAATCGGGAAGGAGGTTTCTGTACTCCGGCCCGTTCGAATCCACAAGGAAGCTGCCGGTAGAGATGGCGCGTCCTCCGTTTTCGACGTCGGAGACCTTGTAGTTGTACGTGCCGGGGGCGAGAACGCCGAGGTCGGCAGCCAGACTATCTGTGCCCGCTCTTCTTGTGAGGATGCGATCGAAATTTCTATTGTTGGCTCCAGTGACTTCAAGCTTGAGATTCGATTCTTCGCCGGAGGGAACGGGGGTCTCGGGAGCGCCCGTGGTCCTTCTCGGAGCGCCGCCGCCCGAAAATGTGACCTCTTCTCCATTCTGGAAGACCCACGATTGAGGCTTGAAGTCGAAAGCTCCGTCTTTCTCACCCTCCGAAAGCCACCATATTGCATTTGCTGTGAACCCACTGAAGAGCCTGTCGGAACCTCCCGCGCCCGGCACCGAGAAACCCCATCTCCAAACCCCGCTCGCCGCAACGAGGAGCACCCTTCCCTTGCCGTAGGAGCCGGCGACGATAACGGGAAAACTCTTGTCCCCGGTCCCGGAATCAAAGAGCACCGAGGCGCCGGGTTTTGCGGAGTCAATCGCGTGCGAACCAAGAAGTGGCGAGATATCTCCCCAGCTCTCCGCGTTGGAAGACGATTCCTTCTCGACATCACATATCGGGTGGTTGAGACCGTCGAACGTCACTCGACAGTTCAGATAGTTCTCGGGTCCCCAGGCGTTCGGCTTGAGCAGCCGGGCCGGCAACAGCCTCCTGGCAGGTTCCGGCACCTCTTTCAACCCCTCGGCGCCGGCGACGAACAGCCCTCCGCCGGAACTCACGAAACTCTCGAGGCTCTCCCACACGTCAGGGCCCAGGTAGCGCGCGGCGCCATCACCGACAAACACGACGGAGCTTCTGCCAAAACCCTGAGGCACGGATGAAACCAAGCCTTTGAGGGCCGGTAGCTTCGTCTTTCGTCCCGACACGAGAACGAACGTGGTCTCGAGCTTCGGATCGGACTCGAGCTGCCTCTTCAAGAATGTGAAGTCCCACGTGATGTCTCCTTCGAGGTAGAGAATCTTGAGCCTTTCGCTGAGCACACTGATTGCAAAGGAGGTCGAATTGTTCGCAGTGGAAGCCTCACCCTTGACCGCGGGGACGCTCACCTTGTAGAAATGAAGACCCGCCGAAGTCGGCTTGACGGAGAGGAAAATCTCGGTCTCGGCCGAGCCGGCGAGCTTCAGCATCCCTCTCGATATGACGGTCTCGCCTTCCGAGATACTCAAGGGAACGTTCAGGTTCTCGAGGCCGTAACCTTTCACGCGCACGAGCACGGGCGCTTCGCTGCCGGCGTAGCCGGACGCTGGATGAAGAACCTCCGTGATTTCGATGTCCCTGAAGGAACCCTCCTTTGCCGACAGAACGGTGTAAACAGGAAGCGAGATTCGCTTCGCCACGCTGGTCGGATCGGGGCCGAACGTGCTCGCGCCGTCGGAAATTACGACTATTGCCGCGGGAGTCTTCCCGACCCCGGAAGAGATGTCTTCCAGGGCCTGGCCCAGTGCGGTTCGACTTCCGGCCGCGTCAGTAGGCGGCTCGTTCGCACCCGTGGCCGCCGCAGCCGCAGGAATCGACTTCTTCTCGACTGCCCGCAGACTGTCTGAGAACACATAGACGGAACTATCAAACCTTCTCGGAAGCTGCTTGAGCAGACTCTGAGCCACGCCGAGCGCCACGTCGGCGCGGGAACGGCTCGAGTCCTCCGCAACCGCGAGATCGAAAGGCTGTTTCATGCTAGCCGAACCGTCCACCAGGACGAACACCTTGGGCCGGTGGCTCTCCTTGGACTCGATGCTCACGACGGGCTGAAGCAGGGCCAACAGGACGCACATGAACGCGGCGATACGTAGTCCCATGAGAAGTCGCCGCCTTTCCTTGCCGAGCCGAGTGTCCTTCCGCACGTACAGGCGAACGACCAGGAGAACGAGAAGTAAAGCGAGGGCGGACAAAAGAAGCCAGGACGAAACCGGTGAGAAGGAAAGGCCCTTTACGAAAGGAAGCCGACCACTCATATCAACCCATCCTCACAATCACTGAATCCCCAAGGATCAGGAAAATCATCGCCACGCCCTTTCCGGAGGCGCGCGAGGATGTCGCGTCTCTCTTGGCGACACTCAAGGGCGTCACGTCTCAGTTGGAAACGAGCGGAAGCATCAGGTCTCGTTTGGAAGCACGCGATCACGCAAAAAATCATGCTGCTCGGTTCTCAAGATAAGAATACAACAAAACCGGCAGAGGAGGGTTGGAAAGTGGATAAAAGGCTTGGGTAGTGTGGTAACAAGAACGCTACCGGAAGACCCGAAGGCGTGTCAAGAAAATTCTGCCACCTATTTCCTGCTTCCCGCCACGGCAAGCGAATCAGCGTAGCGTATGCGCTTTTCTCTCGTATCGAGGTTGAGGCGCTTGAGTTCCATGAACAGCGTGAGAGGATTGATCGGCCTCCTGTAGTCGTGCGCAAGTAGTTCTCTTGCAATCTTGATGCTACCGTAGTCGGGATGCTCCCGCACAATCTCACGGATCATTGCTTCGAGGTTCTTGCTCGAGGTGACGTCGGCCGCGTGAGATTCGGTCTCGAAAGTGCTGGGCGTGCCAATTAGCGACGATGCCGAAGCAGTGCCAGCCGTTGTATTGCCGGCGGCTGCACCACCAGCCGTGACCGGAGCGCTACCAGTCGTTGTACCACCGGCGTTGGGCGAGGTATCACCGGCCGCGGCAGTGCCAACCGTGCCAGTACCGACCTGGGAAGCGGTCGCCGCTCCCGTACCCTGGCCCGTAGTCCCGTGCGCCACGGGCTCGGTGCCTTTGTCTGATTCGTCGGACCTCGGCTTCTCCTGTACCGGTGCGGCCTTCGGTCTCTCGAATTTTTCCACGGCAGCTTCCACGGTCTTGAAGGATTCAAGTATGTTATGGAACTCGAGGAGCTCGAACACCTCTGCTACTTCCGGTGTCATTCCGATGAGCTTGAGATCGCCTCCGCTCTCTCTTATTCCACGAATCTCGCTGATAAAGATTCCCCAGCCCGCACTGCTGATGTAGGTCACCTTGCCCAGATCGATGATTATCTCGAACTGGCGGTCCTTGAGCAGGTACTGCAGTCTTCGCTCAAGTTCGTGTGACGTCGTGGTGTCAATCTGGCCCAGCACGCGGACGACCGCTACCTGATAGTGGGAACCAGCCTGCTCAACTATTACATCGATGCCCTTCATTTGCTCTCCTCCTCCCCCACTGCGGTGGGCTGAGTGCTAGAGTGGACCTCTTCTGGTTCGAGGCCGACCGCAGTCGGGTACCCGGTGTTGTCCTCCATGTCGAGATTCATGATTTTTCTTGTGCCTTCTAAGGCAGACTTCTTTCTCTGATCTTTGGTGCCCAGGTCGAGTTTCTTGAGACATAGATAGATTTTCCCGGGCGAAACGTCGAGACTGCCAAACTCGGCCTTGCTCAGCTCGCGGCTGATCCGCTTCGGCCCGTAGGAAGGGAACGTCTTCGCAACCATGAGAATCTTCTGCTCGACTTCAAGGCTCACGCGTCCGAGTTTCTCAAGAGATCTCGGAATCTTGTCCCTGAGACCTTCCTCTCCCAGTTCGTGCATCCTCTTCTTGTACTTGTAATAGCTTGAAGGAGACACCTTCATTATCTCGCACGCTTCGTTCACGGACATACCTTCAACTTCAACCAAGTCAATGAGCTTCTTTCTGACGTCATATAGTATATCGTCAACAACCGCCCTTTCCTTTATGGCTACGAGCGTTATGTCGTCATTTTGTGCTTCCCCGCCCGTGAAGCCCGCCACCTCTTCGTCCAGCGTTCTGGCAAACTCTTGCGGCGGCAATTGGCCGTATTTCTTGATGACTCTCAAGAACCTCTCTTCGCCGAAGAGCTCGCCGTCCTTGTTCATGGCCTCGGTTATGCCGTCCGTGTAAATGATGAGCATGTCCGCCTGCTTGAGCTTGATGCTCTCGGAGCCGATCGATTTCTCGAAGAGAGAACGATCCCCGAGGTCTATCCCCACGGGGAAACCCTTCGGATTGAGGAAATACGTCTCGCCGGAATCGCCCCTGTAGAGAATCATCGGGTTGTGACCCGCGCTGGCGAAGCTGATCACTCTGTGTCTCGAATCCAGAACCATGTAGAAAATCGTGACAAACATGCCCTTCTTCATGTCGTCCGTGACAAAGCTGTTCATTCTCGCAACGACGTCCTTCGCCGACCTGTTGCCCCTCGCCTCCATTCTCAAGGCCGTTCTTATCATGGTCATGACCAGCGAGCCTGCGACCCCCTTGCCGGAGACGTCCGCCACGACAACGCCGAGAGTGTCGTCGTCCACCCACACGAAATCGTAATAGTCGCCTCCAACCTCTTTCGCGGCTCTGTAGAGAGTGCCGATTTCGAATCCCTCCGCCGTCGGTACCTCTCGCGGTAGAAGAGACTGTTGGATTTCCTGGGCCACCTGCATTTCTTTCTGCAGTCGTTCCTGTTCGACGAGGTTCTGCTGTGCCTTCTTGAAACGCGCGGTGATCTCGTTGAACGTGCGGGCTATCTCGTCTATTTCGTCGGGACCTCCTTCGTCCAGTTTTCTGTCGAGCATCCCCTCTCCGATTGCGCGAACGCCGTCGGACAGTTTTTGGAGCGGCTTGACAAAGCGGGACACGACGAACCAAACGGCGACGTTCCCCAGCGCAAGGACGAGCAGCGCCGTTCCCAGAAGCGCTCCTCTGGCCCGGGCCATGTACTGGTTAAGCGCGTCTCTTCTGATGTCAAGGTAAACCCTGCCTAGCTCGGCGGCCGCAGAGCCGGGAGCCTGGACGGCGATAGGTGTGGACAACGATATGAGCTTCGCCCGATACCCCTTGTCCTGCGCCTGAGATTCAGAAAGAATGGCCTCATACGAGGCAAAGACCTGCGCCGGTTTGTCGCTCGCCCAGATGTTTCCCTCCCTGTCAACGACCATTATGCCGGCGATCTGTGGATTCTCTTTCAGGGTACGGACGATCGTCTCGTTGAGGAGCGTCTGTTCTACGGAGAGCGGTTCTTTGGAGAGAAGAAGCTCGGTGCTCTGGCGGGCAATCCCCGCAGAGATGGCCTTGCTCCGTGCGATTACTTCTATCGTGATGGTTCTGTCCTGGCGCACGACAAAGTAGAAGAAGGCACTCGCTACTATCGCGAACAAGATCGCGGATGCGTACAAGCTGAACTTGAACCTGAGACTCTTGTGCCATATAGGCCTCTTCCAGGCCAGAGGCGGGCGTTTGCGCTTTCCGAGAAGGTCCTTCCTCATTGTCAGCACGTTGCCTGACGGCGTCACATTGTAGTTGACGTCGTCCATGAGCCTGTTCATGAGAAAGAGACCCAACCCACCTTTTCTTCCCGTGGCCACGTAGCGTCTCAGGTCAGGCACTCGCACCTTTTGAAGGTCGAAGCTCTCTCCATTGTCCGTGAGGGAGATGGTGAGGCGGTTCGATCCGGACGCGACGACGGTGACCTTTATCGACCCCTTCTTCGATCTGTAGGAATGCTTGATGATGTTGGTGCTGGCTTCGTCAATCGCAAGCTTCATGGCGTTCGTGGCTGTGGATGCGACGTTGAGCTCGGCGCACACCTTGTCCACGAACTCCCGCACCTGGACCAGGTATCTCTCTTCACCCGGGATTTCCAGGTTGAACCGCTTTTCGCTTCTGTCACCCAGGATTTTTCTCACCACGGTCATGCTACTGCGCTTTCCTTTCGCCCGAAGAGAGTCTGGCCTTCGCCTTCTCAATGTTCCTGGCAACCATTTCGTTCTGAGGATCCACTGCCATAATCTTCTTCCAGGACTCAATCGCCTTCTCGTATTCACCCAAGTTAAAGTGGTTCATCCCTTCTACGTAGAGCTTCTTCACGTTCTCTTCTACCTTGGGCGTTTTCGGAGAAAGCCTCTCTTCTATCTTTTCGGCAAGTCTGAGGCCTTCTTGATCGGCCGGGTAGAGTTTCAGCATCTCTTGGAGTTGCGCTTTGGCTTCTGTGTAATTTTCTCTGTCGTAAGCAGTTACAGCGTTCGTATAAAGTGTTAGAGCATCTATTCTGCGCATGGCCTCCACGAGGTCGCGTCCGACGGTCTCGACCGCGCTCTTCGAAGTCTCCATTCCTCTTCTGGCCTCTTCGTTCTCGGGACTCAGGATGAGCACCTTGTTCCACGCCGAGTATGCCTCGAGATATTTCCCCGAGGCGGCGAGATTCTTCGCAAGGGCGACGTTAGAGGCCACGTCTACGGCAATGAGTGAATCCGCCTGCCTGATGCCGCTCAAGGCCTCGGCGTTTCCGGGCTCGAGCTCGTTTGCCTGCCTAAACCGCAGCAGACCCGCATTGAAGTCGCCCTGGCTCACGTACTCCTTGGCCACCTCAAGTAACACATGAAGCTTCGCGTGCTCGCCGGCCATCCTGGCCTCTTCCTCGGTCTTCCTTGCCAGAGCCTCTCTTATCTTCTTGACGCTCTCCTTTGCCTGCGCGTTTTCCGGATCGTATTCGAGCACGAGGTTCCACTCGTCGAGGGCGCTGGAATAGCTCGCCTGATCGAATGCGCGCCTTGCGAGCTCGGCATGAGCTTCAATCCTCTTGGCCTTTTCTTCTTCGAGCATTCTCGCCAGCTCCCGCTTGCGCTCGCGCTCCTCGCGTTCTTTTCGCAGGGCAATTGGATCTCCGAAGGTGGCCGAGACCGAGAACTGGTGCAGATTCCCCAGTTCGCTGTTTCCGATCGAATAGTCGAGTGAGTAGCTTCTCCATTTCACACCAACTCCGGCGCAGAGTTTCCCCTCTTTGAATCCCGCCCTGAGAGCCACGAGTTGATCCACGACGTACTCGCCTCCCACTGAAACGTTGGTGTTTGCCTTCTCCGGCAGAGAGACGTCAATCCCGACGAGAAGCACGTCACGCCCCCCGCGCAGTGAGTCTCTGTAGGACCCGCCGGCACGCAGGGTGCGCGGAGTATTTTCGACTCTGTCAGCAAGCTTGAGTTTGGCGCCCGGCACGTCCCGGGCGGCCAGACCGAGCGCAAGTCCCTTGACGTACGGCACCGAGTAAAGGGCCCCGACGTCAAATCCCGCACCGTTTGTGCTCAGCTCTCCCATCCCCTGATTCACGATCTTCAGGGAAGCTCCGACGTTCACGTTGAACGGAATCTTCCGGCCGTAAGAAAATATCATTTCGCTCTGAGAGAAACCTATCTGCCCCAGGCTTCTGCTTCTGTCGTCGTAGGCCTGTATTCCATCGGTTCCGACTCTCAAGAACGCGAAACCGATGCCACCGAAGCGGACGGTGGGGTGCGCTATCGAGAAGAAATCGAGTGAACTCCCCTCGAACAGCAAAGAATGAAATCCTGTGATGCCGGTCTGTCCGAGGCAGGAGAGCCCGGCAGGGTTCCAGTACGTTGCCGTCGCGTCGTCCGAAATCGCCGTGAAGGCGCCACCCATCCCGAGCGCTCTCGAGCCGGCGCCGAGTGAGAAAATGCTCTCGGTGCCTCCGGACACACTGCTTGCCGCAACGCTCGTGCCCGACGAAAGCGCAAGGAGAAGCAAGGTCGCCGCCAGGAGCCCTGCCGCGGCCATGACAGTGACTCTTGCAGAGGACGAGGCACGTACCCCAGCCGCCATGGCGGTCGCCACGGCGCCACAGGGCCCGATCTCAGGGCGACTGCGAATAGTCACGCGACCTTTTTGTGCAATGCCTCTCATTTTGCCACCGCAATCTTGAACGTGGCGTTGACACCCGCTGCTTCGAGTTTGCAGATGTAAACGCCGTTCAGCACGACGTCGCCGCTACCGTTCTTGCCGTCCCAGAGAATCTCTCTCAACCCTTCCCTGCCCTCCGATTCCTGCTCGGAGAAAGTCTTCGCAAAGACGGGCTTCCCGTCGAGCGTGTATATCCTGATCGTTACCTTGGAATCGCGCTCGAGATTGTAGGAAATCCTCGTGGATTCCATGCCCGCCCTGAACGGGTTCGGGTAGTTGTGGACACCCGTGAACCATCTCGAAGGTGCAGAAAAAGTCCGCGGGAAGGTCTCGTTGTCCGAGGACACCACTCCTATTGCCTGTCCCGAGGCAACGTCGACAACTTCAAACGCCGCGTCTCCTTCGAGTTCAAGCACGAGACCGGTGCCGCCCGGGTACTGCGACACGTCAACCATGACCAGAAGCGTGTCGCTCTCGCCGGGACCAAGCGTGTCGGCTTCGGGCGCAAGCTCGACTCTCACGGGATTCGTTGACGAGACGCTCGCAATGCCCAGCAGGATGCCGGGTGAAGAGTATCGCGAGAGTTTCACGGCCGAGAGAACCGAAGATGGATTCGCGAGTCTTGCGTAATCCTCTCCGTCCACAAAGAAACTCAGAGCCTTGAGCACAATGTCGCTCCCCTCGCCGATCTCCTGGGGGTTAGTGATTCTTAGGGCCATCAACCATACGGAGCTCTCTCCAGGCGCCATCTGCGCCGGAGCTTCGACAAGAGGAGGCACGTCGGCAATCATGCTCTTGGCCTCCACGTACGCGGCGATGTCTTTAGTGCCGGTGGAAACGTAGGCTTCAGCGCCGGTGTTTTCGTCGAGAGGAATCACGGAAATGTATGTAGAGATGCTCTGGATCGGAGAGGTCTCCGAAGGAGCAATCGCGTCCCAACGCACCGGGACCCCAACCGAAAAGTCCTGCTCTTGAGTGTAGCCCTCTGCCAGGGCGTAGCCCGCGGGGAGAGAGATCGCAATCTTCCCGCTCGCCGCTGGGGCCGCCGTCCCGAGGTTTGACACGGTGGCCACAATGGTGAACCGACTGCTCACGTGCAGACTGCCGTCCGTGGCATCTGCGGGAGCAGTGATGGCGGATTGAAGCGAGAGGTTGGTCTTCACGACTACCGACGCGTCGAAAACTCTGCTCGCGTTCAGCGTGTCTGCCGCCTGGCCTGTGTTGATGGCGAGCGGTACGTTCGCCATCGTCACCAGGAATCCTTCCGAGTCGGATGGGTCCGCAGGAGCGACCAGCGACCATTCGACTGCGACACCGGGCTCGAAGCTCTGAACGAGCGGGGAGAGCAGGTTGAAGCCCTGTGGAACGGCGATGCCAAGCGTACCGCCTGAAGCCACTGATCCCTCTCCGGTGTTGGCCACGATCGCACGTATCTTGAAATTCTGCTGCGTCGACAGTATGTTATCGGTCGCTCCGGACGGTTCTGAGATCGAAGTCGAGAGCGAAAGGAGCGCGGGCAGTTCGATAATGGCGCTCGTCGTATCGTCGAGAGCGACGCCGACAAACAGGGGTTTCCCACTTATTGCTCCGACCGAAGACTCGATCTGCGCGGTAAAGGTCTCGGCTCCCCCAGAAGTACCTGCCTCCACTGGGATGCTGAGTGTTTTCCTGCTCTCACCCTGAACTACACCGGCAGTCACGGGGCCCCCGATGACGGAGCCGCCGTTCGAGGAGAGAGAAACAACGACGTCCAGTGCGTCTTCTTGGCCCACGTTTTCTACTTCGACGTCCACCACGAACGCTTGCGACGTATTGACGCGCGGCGCGTTCGGTGAGTCGAGCGCGGTCGAGTAGATCCGCAAGTCTCCGGGCCTGTTCACGAGAACGCTGTCGGGAGAAGTCGAAAGCGTCTGGGAGAAAAGGAATCCATTCCCGTCCGTCCCCTCGAACTCGAGGGAAACGGCGTGGGGGCCGGCCGCTATTGCCGTGCTGTCAAGCGTTATGCTTCTGAAGTGCAGCGACGCCGTCGAATGGCCCGGCACATCACATCCTTGAGAACAATCCACGGTGTCGATGATGGTACCCAAAGACAGGAAGCTCGAGTCCGCCACGAAAAGCGTCGCATCGCCCGTGTTCTCCACTCTGAGCGAGAAACTTACGGTCTGCTCCTGCGCCACTACGTCCGGTGTCAGGGAATCGTAGACGTATCTCAGCGAAGATTCGCTCTGTACGACAAGTTCGCCCTGCGGCGAGAGAATCCTTGCCTCAAGCGGGAAACCATTCTCGACCCCTTCCAGATTGAGCTCCACACCGTACGACTGGGCCGCCATTGCAGGCGACAGCGTGTCTTGCACAAACTGAAGAACGGCGCTTTCGCGAGGAGCTATCAGAACGGGCGCGCCCAGACCGGCGGCGACGAATTCGTGTGCTCCGTCCCTGATGTCTATCTCGCAAAGAGTTGGCTCCACCAGGGCGGCCGCGTCTCCCAGGTTCTCGATTTCTAAAGAGAAGCCGACCACCTGGCCTGCCGTGACTCTCGACGGCGCCAGGCTGGAGGCGACCCAGCTAAGCAGTGCCCTCTTCTGGACGACGATGCTACTGCCTGGAGTAATGAGACTGTCCTCGGCGATGCCGTTCTCCTCAATCTTCACGAGAAGTTCCGGATTGTAGGGACCGGTCGCAAAACTCGTGTCGATCTCGGAGGCAGGGAAGGTGAGGGTCCGCAAGCTCTCGCTCTCCACGAGGAGAGACTCCGAAAAGAACGCCTCGAACTTCGGCGTTGTGCCGAAGCG is a genomic window of Candidatus Eisenbacteria bacterium containing:
- a CDS encoding SpoIIE family protein phosphatase — its product is MTVVRKILGDRSEKRFNLEIPGEERYLVQVREFVDKVCAELNVASTATNAMKLAIDEASTNIIKHSYRSKKGSIKVTVVASGSNRLTISLTDNGESFDLQKVRVPDLRRYVATGRKGGLGLFLMNRLMDDVNYNVTPSGNVLTMRKDLLGKRKRPPLAWKRPIWHKSLRFKFSLYASAILFAIVASAFFYFVVRQDRTITIEVIARSKAISAGIARQSTELLLSKEPLSVEQTLLNETIVRTLKENPQIAGIMVVDREGNIWASDKPAQVFASYEAILSESQAQDKGYRAKLISLSTPIAVQAPGSAAAELGRVYLDIRRDALNQYMARARGALLGTALLVLALGNVAVWFVVSRFVKPLQKLSDGVRAIGEGMLDRKLDEGGPDEIDEIARTFNEITARFKKAQQNLVEQERLQKEMQVAQEIQQSLLPREVPTAEGFEIGTLYRAAKEVGGDYYDFVWVDDDTLGVVVADVSGKGVAGSLVMTMIRTALRMEARGNRSAKDVVARMNSFVTDDMKKGMFVTIFYMVLDSRHRVISFASAGHNPMILYRGDSGETYFLNPKGFPVGIDLGDRSLFEKSIGSESIKLKQADMLIIYTDGITEAMNKDGELFGEERFLRVIKKYGQLPPQEFARTLDEEVAGFTGGEAQNDDITLVAIKERAVVDDILYDVRKKLIDLVEVEGMSVNEACEIMKVSPSSYYKYKKRMHELGEEGLRDKIPRSLEKLGRVSLEVEQKILMVAKTFPSYGPKRISRELSKAEFGSLDVSPGKIYLCLKKLDLGTKDQRKKSALEGTRKIMNLDMEDNTGYPTAVGLEPEEVHSSTQPTAVGEEESK
- a CDS encoding PorV/PorQ family protein, which encodes MRGIAQKGRVTIRSRPEIGPCGAVATAMAAGVRASSSARVTVMAAAGLLAATLLLLALSSGTSVAASSVSGGTESIFSLGAGSRALGMGGAFTAISDDATATYWNPAGLSCLGQTGITGFHSLLFEGSSLDFFSIAHPTVRFGGIGFAFLRVGTDGIQAYDDRSRSLGQIGFSQSEMIFSYGRKIPFNVNVGASLKIVNQGMGELSTNGAGFDVGALYSVPYVKGLALGLAARDVPGAKLKLADRVENTPRTLRAGGSYRDSLRGGRDVLLVGIDVSLPEKANTNVSVGGEYVVDQLVALRAGFKEGKLCAGVGVKWRSYSLDYSIGNSELGNLHQFSVSATFGDPIALRKEREERERKRELARMLEEEKAKRIEAHAELARRAFDQASYSSALDEWNLVLEYDPENAQAKESVKKIREALARKTEEEARMAGEHAKLHVLLEVAKEYVSQGDFNAGLLRFRQANELEPGNAEALSGIRQADSLIAVDVASNVALAKNLAASGKYLEAYSAWNKVLILSPENEEARRGMETSKSAVETVGRDLVEAMRRIDALTLYTNAVTAYDRENYTEAKAQLQEMLKLYPADQEGLRLAEKIEERLSPKTPKVEENVKKLYVEGMNHFNLGEYEKAIESWKKIMAVDPQNEMVARNIEKAKARLSSGERKAQ